In the Hermetia illucens chromosome 1, iHerIll2.2.curated.20191125, whole genome shotgun sequence genome, TATTGACAACATCTTTTAGTGGACACGAGGGTGGCAGTCTCGATCCTCTCTTCCACCAGGCCAAAAAAGTTGTTTCCGCAATAGCTAAAATTAGTGGCAGCAAATTCCACTCCAATTAACACCTATGCCTACAGGTGAGTGGACACAAGTCCTAGCTTGTGTAGGATTTTCTCGTGGCGCGTCATTTTAGCAGACATCAGCATCcacatattaggcgcagacttcctgtatcactatgggctgttggtggTTAAGCAGCATAGATCTCTGGTAGACCCCACAACTTTTGTTAAGTCGGCAGaataacaacatttttttttcatttagagACGTTGCCGATTAACGTATTCGAACACTCCCTCAAAAAATACCCTAACATTGCTAAGGAATGCAGAATCTCCCAGCCTCATGATGTTCACCACCTCATCAACATTTCCCAATCTAGTGCATCATTTACCACCTCAGAAACTCACTATTGCACTTCGTCTGCCCACAAGCCTAATGGCAACCTTGTAGAGATTACAGACGTTTAGAAGTTCAGACTATTGCAGGTTGGTACTTCATTCCTCTCATCAAAGACTTTGCGGATCTcgccaaggcataccatcagatcTCTTTAGCTCCCGAAGATTTTTCAAAGATAAAAATTTGTACACATTTTGAACTCGTCAAGTTCACGCGTTCacgaggttcatccactctctaCTGTGAAATTTGGAATTCTGGTTCATCTActtcgatgatgttctggtcgcctcTTCCACCGAGTCATTAATATTTAGCATATCACGAACTTTGGTCCAGTTTTTAATGGGGAGAAATGCGAACTCCTCCATTTCTATGTCATTTCATTACCCTGACGGCATACAAGCCGGCCTAGACAAGGTACAAGCCATCACAAGCCCACTGCCTAAGACctcagaaggttcttgggcatggtgAAGCACTACCGTCGTTTCCCAAAACTTGTCACTACTAGTCTCTCGTGAGCGCCTTACTGTCGGGGCCTAAAACCAAGGAATCGCGGGTGTGGTCTCCAGAATCCGTCAAGGCGTTTGTCACCAAGCAGCAGCTGGTAGACGCTATAATTTTCGGATTCCTGCAGGATGCTGAAGGCAAACCATTGAGTTTCTTCTTAAAGTAGTTGAATCTTTCTTAACAGAACTAAAATTCTTACGAGCGTGTACTATTAGCCGtgtatattcttctttttctttaatctttgtcccgttcacaagcggggtcggctcgtcttgatcggatTCGCGATTTGGTTCTATTAAATGCccaatctggatgcaatctcgaggcttttaaatctccattcagcgtatcaagccaccgttgttccctgccttttagtcgtttatcatcgaccaCGGGTGTATCTAATACTTTAGgttttcccttgaaggcaggccgttcatctTGTTCGCGGCCCGTAAGCCCCTCATCATGggtatgatccgagccccaagcgtgacacagccattctgaccgacagccaagcagctatTAAGCACTTCTAATCAGTGGGGACATAGTTCGGGCTGGTGGAGCACTGCAGAAACGGGCTGATCAGTTTGGGCGGCGCGTTCAAGGTCAacctcctctaggttcccgCTCATAGGAACACCTAAGGGAATGGGAGCGCTGACGGACCGGCCAGTCTCTACTCTTAACATTCCTTCGGTGGGCACGGTCTGCCTCTCGCTGAcgactgtcaagggtggaatctattcgAACTACTTAGTACCTGCGGACCCCAGATGGTGGTGAACCTTCACCACGCCAAGTCAAGAAGATTTGGCCCacctataacaaaacccgaacgCGACAGCTCGTGTGCCAGACACGTAGAAACAGACACCTACCCTGTAAAAATAACAGTCGATTTTTTGGTGGCCGCTGAGGCTCAGAAGGATGACCTAGTAGTGCTGTGAATTTCCCGAAAGGGGACCTGGGCCATATATTACGATCGCTTTTCGTAAGTAAGTGTTTCGCTCGATGAACGATCTTGCACAGCCAGCTATTCGGAAAATGAACAAGCTAGTTGCTAACAGATATTTTTGGCCGTAAATGAACAAGAACGTTAATTCTTGAGACAAGAAGTGCATCGCATACCAGAAGCGGTTCTACCTCATAAATCTCGATATTGTAAGCCCTTTGCGACACTCGCACAATCATTGGTCCGTTTCCTCTCGGAGTTCGGAAAACTCCTCGGTGCAAATTGAAACCTTTTACTCTGTTGAGATACTACTGACTTAAAATggagtgaaaattgtttttcaatccTATTATAGCTAGAGCTAGTTGAAGTTTCCATAGTAACAGCGTTTACCTTTCGGATGAGCACTCAATTATCTCTGCAATATCGGATTATTCCCAGCCTCCGGCCTACGCGGTTTACCAATAAGAATGAAATGAAACGCCACAAATAAAggcatattttaaattttatttgactTCAATTTATGTTTCCAGATACAGCAAAGGTGTTATGTAAAATGATGTTGACAATTGCGTTAAgccatttattataatattttttttaataattctaatCACTAAAACTTATTTCCTATGTAACATACGATTCGCTGGATTTCTTCTCGCCCGACATTATTGCTTTGATATCTTCCGCGTCGAGTGTCTCGTACTTAAGTAGGGCTTCGGCAAGGGCTTTATGTTCTTTTGCGTGTGCCTTTAAAATAGATTTTGCTCGTTCATAACTATCATtaagaattttcttaatttccGCGTCTACAGCTTCAACAGTATTTGGACCCAAATTCTCGCTGGGCACTAGACCTTTGGCTCCTTCGATCGTTCGTAAGCCTACTTTTTCTGACATGCCCCAATCTTTCACCATATGTGACGCGATAGATGTGGCCTGTTTCAAATCACTGCTGGCCCCTATTTTGTAAGATTTAGTAAATTTCAGTTCAAATGTTTGTTTCGATTCTCGTTTTAAATCGTTTACCTGAAGTAATTTTGTCAGGGCCGAAAATCAGTTCTTCCGCTGCACGTCCTCCCATCATTGTATCCATCATCGCCAAAAGCTGTGCCTTTGTTACATGATACCTCTCCTTCTCGGGAATATACGCTGTGTGTCCGAGAGACGGTCCTCTTGGCATAATTGTCACCTTGTGCAATGGATGCGCCTCTTTCGTGAAGTAAGCAACAATAGCATGTCCGCCTTCGTGATAAGCGGTAATTTTGTTCGCTTCTTCGTCGGGAAGTCGAGATTTTCTTTCAGGTCCCATTAATACTTTGTCTCTTGCTGCTTCCAAGTGCTTCATTGTGACGTTGTCGGCCCCATCTATTGCGGCTCTGTGTAGATGATAATATTATTATGTTGAATTAATTGAAACTACCACCGTGAGGACCGATTTGGAAAGTTTCAAAGCAGTAAATTTTTTAGAAGTCTTGTAAAAATTGGCCAAATGAATATATAGAAATTCCGTAAAGACATCCAGTCCTACAAACCTGAGGGCAGCTTGATTAATCATGTTTTCCAAGTCAGCCCCTGTAAAACCGGTCGTCCCCCTCGCCAGCATGTCAATATCGATGTCTTCGTGTAAAACTTTCGCCAAATAGAGGTTCAATATTTCCTTTCGTCCACAGAAGTCTGGAGTTGGAACAACAACCTGCATGCGAATAAACAATGAATTCCGATAAACTTCACGGAGATTATCAAATATACCTCGACATCAAAGCGGCCAGGTCGCAATAACGCTTGATCTAAGTCATCTCGGCGATTTGTAGCACCTAAAACGATCACACCTTCATTCTGATGGAAGCCATCCATTTCAGATAACAACTGATTAATTGTTTGATTTGCATATGGATGTAAAACGGAATTCGTTCGCTTCGCTCCTACTGAATCGATTTCGTCTATGAATATGACACATGGggccttctcctttgcggcttctACAAATCGGCAAGACATTTTTAAAACTGTTATTAAAAATATGTGGATAGTCACATACTGAATAAGTCTCGAACTCTCCTGGCACCTTGACCTACTAAAACTTCATCAAATTCTGGACCTGCTGCATGGAAGAATGGGACACCGGCTTCACCCGCCACTGCTCGTGCAAGTAAAGTCTTGCCTGTTCCTGGTGGTCCAACTAAAAGAACGCCTTTTGGTAGTTTTCCGCCCAAATTCGAGAACTTATCCGGATTTTTGAGGAATTCGACGACCTCTTTCAGTTCTTGTTTAGCTTCATCGCAGCCTTTCACGTCCTCAAATGTGACACTGATTTCCTCCGGATCGACCTCCACCTGATTGCCTAGCTGAATTCTAAGAGAAAACGTTATGTACGTTTATCTTTTAGATATAAAATGCTAAAAATACCTAAATACTGATCCGCTAGACGATGAGAAGAGACTCAGGAAAATACCCAAAAACACTACAATAACCAACAACTGGTGGAAAACCTGAATTAAGAA is a window encoding:
- the LOC119647246 gene encoding ATP-dependent zinc metalloprotease YME1L isoform X2: MFSANAHNQFIFHLSFLSPKRNNYALKKAKGQKHQHNLHTKQQTLQFASDFCKNPGKYTDGILDSIKVLSENSLVALFSHNALSKDFLVTGRLAKSAAAAIPKTPFYTSYVSGKSFAENKAEPIPSPPADPRHVSPNVAFLANSLRSFYVSYPAFCSQQIRTFKTERSRDAEIKRNPSMAARIKDMFVGGRDSKLDSQLHATNSLQNESLNRILQQMDDNSLNQENRIKIAFAEGYLAASNPENSQKSGKAMKYLKVFHQLLVIVVFLGIFLSLFSSSSGSVFRIQLGNQVEVDPEEISVTFEDVKGCDEAKQELKEVVEFLKNPDKFSNLGGKLPKGVLLVGPPGTGKTLLARAVAGEAGVPFFHAAGPEFDEVLVGQGARRVRDLFKAAKEKAPCVIFIDEIDSVGAKRTNSVLHPYANQTINQLLSEMDGFHQNEGVIVLGATNRRDDLDQALLRPGRFDVEVVVPTPDFCGRKEILNLYLAKVLHEDIDIDMLARGTTGFTGADLENMINQAALRAAIDGADNVTMKHLEAARDKVLMGPERKSRLPDEEANKITAYHEGGHAIVAYFTKEAHPLHKVTIMPRGPSLGHTAYIPEKERYHVTKAQLLAMMDTMMGGRAAEELIFGPDKITSGASSDLKQATSIASHMVKDWGMSEKVGLRTIEGAKGLVPSENLGPNTVEAVDAEIKKILNDSYERAKSILKAHAKEHKALAEALLKYETLDAEDIKAIMSGEKKSSESYVT
- the LOC119647246 gene encoding ATP-dependent zinc metalloprotease YME1L isoform X3, with translation MFSANAHNQFIFHLSFLSPKRNNYALKKAKGQKHQHNLHTKQQTLQFASDFCKNPGKYTDGILDSIKVLSENSLVALFSHNALSKDFLVTGRLAKSAAAAIPKTPFYTSYVSGKSFAENKAEPIPSPPADPRHVSPNVAFLANSLRSFYVSYPAFCSQQIRTFKTERSRDAEIKRNPSMAARIKDMFVGGRDSKLDSQLHATNSLQNESLNRILQQMDDNSLNQENKQRIKIAFAEGYLAASNPENSQKSGKAMKYLKLLVIVVFLGIFLSLFSSSSGSVFRIQLGNQVEVDPEEISVTFEDVKGCDEAKQELKEVVEFLKNPDKFSNLGGKLPKGVLLVGPPGTGKTLLARAVAGEAGVPFFHAAGPEFDEVLVGQGARRVRDLFKAAKEKAPCVIFIDEIDSVGAKRTNSVLHPYANQTINQLLSEMDGFHQNEGVIVLGATNRRDDLDQALLRPGRFDVEVVVPTPDFCGRKEILNLYLAKVLHEDIDIDMLARGTTGFTGADLENMINQAALRAAIDGADNVTMKHLEAARDKVLMGPERKSRLPDEEANKITAYHEGGHAIVAYFTKEAHPLHKVTIMPRGPSLGHTAYIPEKERYHVTKAQLLAMMDTMMGGRAAEELIFGPDKITSGASSDLKQATSIASHMVKDWGMSEKVGLRTIEGAKGLVPSENLGPNTVEAVDAEIKKILNDSYERAKSILKAHAKEHKALAEALLKYETLDAEDIKAIMSGEKKSSESYVT
- the LOC119647246 gene encoding ATP-dependent zinc metalloprotease YME1L isoform X4, producing MFSANAHNQFIFHLSFLSPKRNNYALKKAKGQKHQHNLHTKQQTLQFASDFCKNPGKYTDGILDSIKVLSENSLVALFSHNALSKDFLVTGRLAKSAAAAIPKTPFYTSYVSGKSFAENKAEPIPSPPADPRHVSPNVAFLANSLRSFYVSYPAFCSQQIRTFKTERSRDAEIKRNPSMAARIKDMFVGGRDSKLDSQLHATNSLQNESLNRILQQMDDNSLNQENRIKIAFAEGYLAASNPENSQKSGKAMKYLKLLVIVVFLGIFLSLFSSSSGSVFRIQLGNQVEVDPEEISVTFEDVKGCDEAKQELKEVVEFLKNPDKFSNLGGKLPKGVLLVGPPGTGKTLLARAVAGEAGVPFFHAAGPEFDEVLVGQGARRVRDLFKAAKEKAPCVIFIDEIDSVGAKRTNSVLHPYANQTINQLLSEMDGFHQNEGVIVLGATNRRDDLDQALLRPGRFDVEVVVPTPDFCGRKEILNLYLAKVLHEDIDIDMLARGTTGFTGADLENMINQAALRAAIDGADNVTMKHLEAARDKVLMGPERKSRLPDEEANKITAYHEGGHAIVAYFTKEAHPLHKVTIMPRGPSLGHTAYIPEKERYHVTKAQLLAMMDTMMGGRAAEELIFGPDKITSGASSDLKQATSIASHMVKDWGMSEKVGLRTIEGAKGLVPSENLGPNTVEAVDAEIKKILNDSYERAKSILKAHAKEHKALAEALLKYETLDAEDIKAIMSGEKKSSESYVT
- the LOC119647246 gene encoding ATP-dependent zinc metalloprotease YME1L isoform X1 is translated as MFSANAHNQFIFHLSFLSPKRNNYALKKAKGQKHQHNLHTKQQTLQFASDFCKNPGKYTDGILDSIKVLSENSLVALFSHNALSKDFLVTGRLAKSAAAAIPKTPFYTSYVSGKSFAENKAEPIPSPPADPRHVSPNVAFLANSLRSFYVSYPAFCSQQIRTFKTERSRDAEIKRNPSMAARIKDMFVGGRDSKLDSQLHATNSLQNESLNRILQQMDDNSLNQENKQRIKIAFAEGYLAASNPENSQKSGKAMKYLKVFHQLLVIVVFLGIFLSLFSSSSGSVFRIQLGNQVEVDPEEISVTFEDVKGCDEAKQELKEVVEFLKNPDKFSNLGGKLPKGVLLVGPPGTGKTLLARAVAGEAGVPFFHAAGPEFDEVLVGQGARRVRDLFKAAKEKAPCVIFIDEIDSVGAKRTNSVLHPYANQTINQLLSEMDGFHQNEGVIVLGATNRRDDLDQALLRPGRFDVEVVVPTPDFCGRKEILNLYLAKVLHEDIDIDMLARGTTGFTGADLENMINQAALRAAIDGADNVTMKHLEAARDKVLMGPERKSRLPDEEANKITAYHEGGHAIVAYFTKEAHPLHKVTIMPRGPSLGHTAYIPEKERYHVTKAQLLAMMDTMMGGRAAEELIFGPDKITSGASSDLKQATSIASHMVKDWGMSEKVGLRTIEGAKGLVPSENLGPNTVEAVDAEIKKILNDSYERAKSILKAHAKEHKALAEALLKYETLDAEDIKAIMSGEKKSSESYVT